One Oncorhynchus keta strain PuntledgeMale-10-30-2019 unplaced genomic scaffold, Oket_V2 Un_contig_20982_pilon_pilon, whole genome shotgun sequence DNA window includes the following coding sequences:
- the LOC118382452 gene encoding cyclin-dependent kinase inhibitor 1B-like has translation MTNVPTPTGLESAVAERATLPRRHSSVCRNLFGPVDHDALSRELTAKLKEISERDQRRWNFHFETNTPIPGIYEWEGMSAESMPAFYQVSEVGARRFVPKEKINV, from the exons ATGACGAACGTTCCGACACCAACTGGTTTGGAGAGCGCGGTGGCAGAGAGAGCAACGCTTCCCCGTCGCCATTCAAGCGTTTGTCGGAACTTATTTGGACCCGTCGACCATGATGCGCTGAGCCGCGAGTTGACGGCGAAGCTGAAGGAAATATCTGAACGAGACCAGCGTCGATGGAATTTCCACTTCGAGACAAACACACCAATTCCCGGGATTTATGAATGGGAAGGAATGTCAGCGGAGTCGATGCCTGCCTTCTACCAGGTGTCGGAAGTTGGAGCACGCAG ATTTGTTCCCAAGGAGAAGATCAATGTCTGA